Part of the Leifsonia soli genome is shown below.
CAGCCGCGCGTGCCGACGGGCCTCCTGGGCTTCTCGCAGGGCGGCGCGCTGGCCCTCCAGCTGCTGCGCCTCGCCCCGGAGCGCTTCGACTACGCCGTTCAGCTCTCCGGCTTCGTCGTGAAGGGCGATCAGCCGCGGGATGCGGAGCTCGCCGAGGCGCGCGTCCCGGTCTTCTGGGGCCGCGGCACGCTCGACGACGCCATCCCGACGGCATCGCTCGACCGGACCGCCGACTGGCTTCCCGGCCACTCCTCCCTGGACGCCCGCATCTACGAGGGCATGGGCCACGCCATCTCCCCGCTCGAGCTGGGCGACATCTCGTCGTTCATCCGCACGAATCTGCCTCGCTGAGCGTTC
Proteins encoded:
- a CDS encoding alpha/beta hydrolase-fold protein — protein: MPFPAPDLHIDRDAVLWSASERDRAGRPLLVLLHGYASDEADLFGISAYLPLEPVIASLRAPIPEGAGFAWFSRFTNVPGDPLAGNADAAARAVLDWLDEQPRVPTGLLGFSQGGALALQLLRLAPERFDYAVQLSGFVVKGDQPRDAELAEARVPVFWGRGTLDDAIPTASLDRTADWLPGHSSLDARIYEGMGHAISPLELGDISSFIRTNLPR